A window of Roseiflexus castenholzii DSM 13941 genomic DNA:
GATACGCTTCACGACTATCGTCAGCGCCACTCGCGCAATCCATCATTGCCGTCGCCGCCGCCGGTCATTCTTGTGGTGATCGACACTATTGCCGATCTGGTCGACGCTCAACCTGAATCGACGATCGAGTCGTTCCTCGCCATCATTCGGGAAGCGCGATCATACGGTATCGCATTTGTCGCAACAGCAGGAACGGCAAAGGAAGTCAGTCGCTGGCAGGGATTGTTTGAGACCCGTATTGTCTTGCGCGTCAGTGATGAGAACGACTCCGATGCTCTGCTTGGCAAAAAGGTCGCTTTTCGCATTCGCGCCGATCAACCAGGGCGCGCGTTCTTGCGCACGTCCAACGGTCCGGTGGAGTTGCATATTGCGTTTCCGGCGCTGCGCGACACGCAGCAGTACGCGCGCGGCAGGCAGCCCGATGATATGATGCGGTATACCAATCTCGAGGAGCAGCAACTTGCGCATGCGATCAAGATTGCTGCGCGTCGCTATCGCGCCCTTTCCTCCTTTTCTCTGCCGCACCCATTGCGTCTACTGCCGGAACGCATCGAACTCAAAGAACTCCTTGACGAGACGACGCCTCCGGCTATTCCCTTTGCGCGCGATAATCTTACGCTGCGTCCGGTGCTGCTCGATTTCGATGGCGGTATGAACCATCTGTTGATTGCCGGCGGACCGGATAGCGGCAAATCCGAAGCGTTGCGCGCCATCCTCTGTGCGCTGGCGCTGCGCTCGACACCGGATCAAACCCGGTTCGTTCTGGTTGATTATCGTCGCAAAACGCTGGACATTTTCGCTAAATCACCCTTTGCGGGCGAATACCCTGTCAAAATACCCGATCATCCTGTGCCTGCCCCGACCTCATTTGCGAATGCCAAGGGGGAGCAACGCGCGGTCACACTCGTGACGACTGAAGCCGAACTGGCGGGGTTGTGCATGGCGCTGCTCGATGATTTGCAGAAACGGGTGAAGGATGGAGTTGCCGAGCCACGCCTGGTTTTGGTAGTCAATGACCTCGACTTGATGATTGGTAGGGAGCCGGAGTACCTGGCGTCCCTGGCATCTTATGCTATGCGTGGCAGCGATATCGGATTCCATGTGATCCTGGCAGCCACCGATTTTTCGTCCTTGCAGAATAATCAATTGGTCAAGGCTATTCGCACAGAACGCTGCGGGCTGTATTTGGGCAAACCGGTTGAGGCGGGAAGCGATACGCCGAATATTGCCGGAGTTGGCGTCAAGTGGACGAAAACCCTGGCAAAGGCGCAGTTTCCTCCAGGTCGTGGACTGGCGCTGGTGCGCGGACAACAGATGCTGGTGCAGGTCGCCCTGGCTACCTCCGATCTGCTCAATACGCTGGTCTGTCCGCCACAAAACGTCGCTGCCGACGACCATTCTGCGATGAGCGGCACAGCCGACAGCCGCGAGTTTGTTGACGGCGCGGCGATCACCGACCTGTGCGCAGTGCCGGAGTGCATCGACGGCGATCATCCGTTGCGTGGCGAGGTCGGTCAGTTGCCGGATTTACAGACGGTTACTGCGTTTAGCAATGGCGCCTCTGCTGCCATTCAATCCTCGGACGGCAATCAAGAGTCGGACAACCGGAGGGAGTTATGACCGAGTATGAACTGTGGCGCTATCTCGAGCAGTATGCGCAGATGAGCAACGCCTGGTGGTACTCTGTTGCCGTATTACCGGCCACGATCATTTCGGCCTGCGCCTATTTCCTGATGTGGCTGGCGCTGCGTCGCACTCGTCAGCTGCCGAAGATGTTTCTCTGGCTCTGCGTCGCCAGCCTGCCGACGATTCTGGTGGCGCCGTCGTTTTATGTCAGCACCAACCTGACCGATGCGCTGGCGCGCGTCGGGTTCGGCATGCCGGCGAGCGAACAGCAGATCAGCCGCACCGTTGCCCTTCAGATCGGTGCGTACCTCAGTCAGGTCGCCACACTTGGCATCGTCGGCGCATCACTGGCGTTCGTGACGCTCATCGCCGCCATCCTGGTCGGCGGGTACGCGCCGCCACAGGTAATCCAGAGCATTCAGTCCATATCACAGAGTTTTTCAAAGGCGATGACACGCGCTTTCGGACCGTCACGTGAAGCGCGGGTTGCCAACTCAAAATATGGCGTTCTCACGGTTACACGCGGCGGAGCGCAGCAAGGAGCGAAGTTCAGCGTAATCAACAGCGCAATTATTGGCAAAGTTGAAGCGCACATTGTCGTCACCGATCCGGTCGTGTCGCGTAAGCACGCGCGTCTTGAGGTGAAGAACGATACGGTCTTTCTCGTCGACCTGGGAAGCACCAATGGCACGTTCGTCAAGCGCAGTGGACGCGAGTTTGAACTGAACGGCGACCCGTTTGAGTTACGCCATGGCGATTATATCTATCTCGGCGTTCCATCCGAACCAGAGTCGGTGGAACTGATCTATGAGCGTTCTCCCGCAGGAGGTCAGTCATGAGGCGTCTGTTTGCGCTCTGTGCCATCCTGGGAATGCTGACGCTGTTGACGCCATCAGCGTATGCGCAATCTCAGGGGTGTCGCGGGATAGAGGTGCATGCGGCACAGATGGAATTTCCCAACGTCGTGGTCCAGTTTAGCGTCTGTGACGCGGCGGGCAACCGCATTGCCGGGATTGATCGAAGCGCCATTCGTCTGACCGAAGATGGGCGTCCGGTCGCCGACTTCGATATGGAGTCCATCGTCGCCGATGCACAAACGCCGGTGCAGAGCGTTGCGCTGAGCAACGGCGGCGCATCCTTTATGCTGACGACCACAGGCGCAAGCATCGGGATTGTATTCGATGCAACGCAACTGCTCAATGGGAGCGGTGCACAGGCGCGCAACAGCATTGGCGAGGGGCGTGCCGCTATCGAAGCATTCTTGCTGGAGGAAGGCGAACCGCCACCGCCGCGCACTCGCTCGCCAGGCAACATAGAGCACATCGGGCTTTTTATCCCCGTCGATCAGCCGGATCAGTCATTGCAGCCAGAGACCCTGCCGGCGTTTACGCAAGATCGGTATGCTGTGATTAACACACTGCGGCAGAGTCTGCCGATTCGCCAGAAAAAAACCAGCTTGAACGCCGCCATTCAGTCGGCTATCGAAGCAACGGCGCGTGATGCGCAGCAACGCGGCGCCGAAGCAGCAGTGCTGGTGGTGAGCGATGGCGGCGACGCGCTGACCGGCGACACGTTCACAGCGCTGATCGCACAAGCGCAGCAGCGGCGTGTGCGGATTGTTGCGTTTGGTTTTGGAACGGATAAGGCGTTGCAGAGTAATGGCTTCCGCCTGAAACAACTCGCCGAAGCGACCGGCGGCATCTACCTTGAACGACCCAACGCGCGCGCCGCAGGGGATGCCTTTCTGCGTGTTGCTGAGCCGCGACCTGCTGCACTGTATCGTGTCCGTTACAGCACGCAGATTATCGATGATGGCAAACCGCACTCGCTGGAGTTGGAAGTGAATGCGCCAGACCGGCTGATCTATCAGTTTCCGCTCACATATGCCGGCGCCGATAGCGGCATCCGGTTGACGCCGCTTGGAGATGCGCTTCTGCGACAATATTTTGTGTTTGCTGTGCCGATTGCGCTGTTCCTTTCACTCTTTCTGACGCTGATCAGCGGTGCGATGTTCTGGTTGAGCACATCTTCTTCCGGTTTGAAAGGAAAGACACAACGCTGAGGTGCCATTATGCCTGAACTTCCGGTTCCGTCGAAACTGGGCAGATTTGAAGTGATAGAACTGATTGGCGTAGGTCTCACCGGCGAGGTGTACCAGGCGCGTGATCGCAACGGTGCTATGGTTGCACTTAAGGTGCTGGCGCGTTCAAAACAGCGTGATCCGACAGTGTTTGGTTATTTTACCAACGAACAGACGCTCCTGCGGGAAATGACGCATCATCGGCGCCATCCGCACATTGTTGAGTACGTTGCCGATAATCTCGTCCAGCCGCCCTACTACCTGGCGACGCGGCTGGTCGAAGGAGCGCGCGGGCTGGACGCCATCATTGGCGATCGCATGCCGCTGCCGGTAGGCAAAGGCGCCCCGCAACCGGCTGCCTTCGTGGTTCGCGTTATCTCGCAGATTGCCAGCGCGCTTGACTATTTGCACAGCGGACATCCAACCTACAGTCCGATTATCCATCGTGATGTCAAACCATCAAACATTCTCATCGACGCGTCTGGCAACGCCGTGCTGATTGATTTCAGCATTGCGAGCCATCCACATTATGCCCTGATCAACGAAAAGACCCTCGGTACGCCTGGCTATATGGCGCCAGAACAGTACACCGGCGAAGAAGTTCCGGCATCGGATCAGTTTGCGCTGGCGCTGGTGGCGCTTCACATGCTTACCGGACGTCGTCCGCTGCCGGATAAGGCAACGGCGGCGCTGAGACAGATTGAGCGTTGGCGCGATACCCGTTATGACGATATAACGCAGATGCTGGATCATCGCATCCATACCGCCGACGTGCTGATTCGCGCGCTGGCGCACAACCCGGCGCATCGCTATGAGAGTTGTGAAGCATTTGCCGACCGGTTGCGCCGCGCGCTGGCGCAAGATGGGGAAGATGTGCGTGACGCAGCGCGAATCCATCCGGTTCCAGAAATGCCGTCGCAACCTGCCCGCTTATCGATCCCATATTCCTGGATCGGCATCAGTGTGGTGATGCTGATTGCACTGATCGTGCTGATTGTGGCCGCCCTTTCGCCCGCAACCGGGGCATAACCGGTGATGCTGGCACGGGCTGGAATCCGAACGTCGCGCTGTCTCTAATCGCCATCTCGATAGCAGAATCAAACAAAGCACAAGAGCGCGCTTTCTGGCAGTACGAAGTTATTCCTGTTGTGCAACGCAAACTGTTATGCGCCCAACCTGCAACGCACAGCCTGATCCTGATGTAGGCGCAGGAGTCGGTGTCGCAGCATCCGTTGTCGGTCATAACATAGGAGAATCGTATGAGCACGAGCACCGCCAGTTTTGATATTGATGCGCGCACCGATCGTGGTCGCCAGCGTTCCAATAATCAGGATAGCATCGGGCGCGCCGATCAGTGGACAACAGATCGTCATCAACCCATTGACCGCGCGCTGCGTGAGCGGTATGGTCGTCTCTATATCGTCGCCGATGGCGTTGGCG
This region includes:
- a CDS encoding FHA domain-containing protein produces the protein MTEYELWRYLEQYAQMSNAWWYSVAVLPATIISACAYFLMWLALRRTRQLPKMFLWLCVASLPTILVAPSFYVSTNLTDALARVGFGMPASEQQISRTVALQIGAYLSQVATLGIVGASLAFVTLIAAILVGGYAPPQVIQSIQSISQSFSKAMTRAFGPSREARVANSKYGVLTVTRGGAQQGAKFSVINSAIIGKVEAHIVVTDPVVSRKHARLEVKNDTVFLVDLGSTNGTFVKRSGREFELNGDPFELRHGDYIYLGVPSEPESVELIYERSPAGGQS
- a CDS encoding VWA domain-containing protein, which gives rise to MRRLFALCAILGMLTLLTPSAYAQSQGCRGIEVHAAQMEFPNVVVQFSVCDAAGNRIAGIDRSAIRLTEDGRPVADFDMESIVADAQTPVQSVALSNGGASFMLTTTGASIGIVFDATQLLNGSGAQARNSIGEGRAAIEAFLLEEGEPPPPRTRSPGNIEHIGLFIPVDQPDQSLQPETLPAFTQDRYAVINTLRQSLPIRQKKTSLNAAIQSAIEATARDAQQRGAEAAVLVVSDGGDALTGDTFTALIAQAQQRRVRIVAFGFGTDKALQSNGFRLKQLAEATGGIYLERPNARAAGDAFLRVAEPRPAALYRVRYSTQIIDDGKPHSLELEVNAPDRLIYQFPLTYAGADSGIRLTPLGDALLRQYFVFAVPIALFLSLFLTLISGAMFWLSTSSSGLKGKTQR
- a CDS encoding serine/threonine protein kinase is translated as MPELPVPSKLGRFEVIELIGVGLTGEVYQARDRNGAMVALKVLARSKQRDPTVFGYFTNEQTLLREMTHHRRHPHIVEYVADNLVQPPYYLATRLVEGARGLDAIIGDRMPLPVGKGAPQPAAFVVRVISQIASALDYLHSGHPTYSPIIHRDVKPSNILIDASGNAVLIDFSIASHPHYALINEKTLGTPGYMAPEQYTGEEVPASDQFALALVALHMLTGRRPLPDKATAALRQIERWRDTRYDDITQMLDHRIHTADVLIRALAHNPAHRYESCEAFADRLRRALAQDGEDVRDAARIHPVPEMPSQPARLSIPYSWIGISVVMLIALIVLIVAALSPATGA